One segment of Sporanaerobacter acetigenes DSM 13106 DNA contains the following:
- a CDS encoding RluA family pseudouridine synthase — translation MREIIVDINESNQRIDRFLKKYLSKASQGTIYKMIRKKRIKLNNKRANPEDIIVEGDSIQFYISDEVLDKFIQKKEEINSSIMPRIIYEDENIILMNKPVGMLSHSANKEYGDNVVDSMISYLIKSGEYNPRLERIFTPSICNRLDRNTSGIVIGAKNYEALKDMNSAIKSRSIKKYYKCMVKGTLKEDILLEDYLLKNEDKNKVKVLKDDVNGAKKISTYIKILKKHDEFSLLEIDLITGRTHQIRAHLSYIGHPIVGDTKYGDASINKKFREKYNLNSQFLHADKIVMNGLGYLDYLNGKEFVAELPSTLEKIEKDWF, via the coding sequence TTGAGGGAAATAATAGTAGATATAAATGAGTCAAATCAAAGAATAGACAGGTTTTTAAAAAAGTATTTATCTAAAGCAAGTCAAGGAACTATATATAAAATGATTAGGAAAAAAAGGATTAAACTCAACAATAAAAGAGCAAATCCAGAGGACATAATTGTAGAAGGAGATAGTATACAATTTTATATTTCAGATGAAGTTTTAGATAAATTCATACAGAAAAAAGAAGAAATAAATAGCTCCATTATGCCTAGAATAATCTATGAAGATGAAAATATAATACTTATGAATAAACCAGTAGGCATGCTTTCTCATTCGGCAAATAAGGAATATGGAGATAATGTTGTAGATAGTATGATAAGCTATTTGATTAAAAGTGGAGAATATAATCCAAGACTTGAAAGAATTTTCACTCCATCTATTTGCAATAGATTGGATAGAAATACTAGTGGAATTGTAATTGGAGCTAAAAACTATGAGGCATTGAAAGATATGAACAGTGCAATAAAATCAAGAAGTATAAAGAAATACTACAAATGTATGGTTAAAGGAACCTTGAAAGAGGATATCCTTTTAGAAGACTATTTATTAAAAAATGAAGATAAAAACAAGGTAAAAGTACTTAAAGATGATGTAAATGGGGCTAAAAAGATATCTACATATATAAAAATTCTTAAAAAACACGATGAATTTTCATTGCTGGAAATAGATCTTATAACGGGCAGGACTCATCAGATAAGAGCTCATTTGTCTTATATAGGTCACCCAATTGTAGGCGATACAAAATATGGGGATGCAAGTATAAATAAAAAGTTTAGAGAAAAATACAATTTAAATAGTCAATTCTTACATGCAGACAAAATAGTAATGAATGGACTAGGATATTTGGATTATTTAAATGGGAAAGAATTTGTAGCTGAACTTCCATCTACTCTTGAAAAAATTGAAAAAGACTGGTTTTAA
- a CDS encoding CBS domain-containing protein: protein MKVKDIMTTNVQCANQSTTLEEVANKMKSLNVGSIPVCDSGNRLLGIVTDRDMVVRGLSQGLQSQAVAKDVMTVNPVTVSPDTDVNEATRLMSEHQIRRIPVVENGTLVGILAIGDMAVRDRLTDEAGNALSSISEPSRPNM, encoded by the coding sequence TTGAAAGTTAAGGATATAATGACTACTAATGTTCAGTGTGCAAATCAAAGTACTACATTGGAAGAAGTAGCAAATAAGATGAAAAGTTTAAATGTTGGTAGTATACCAGTTTGTGATAGTGGCAATAGACTTCTTGGTATTGTTACTGATAGAGATATGGTAGTAAGAGGATTGTCTCAAGGATTACAGTCTCAAGCTGTAGCAAAGGATGTCATGACTGTAAATCCAGTGACAGTTTCTCCAGATACTGATGTGAATGAAGCTACAAGACTTATGTCAGAACATCAAATAAGACGAATTCCAGTGGTGGAAAATGGCACTCTTGTAGGAATTCTTGCAATAGGAGATATGGCGGTAAGAGATAGATTAACTGATGAGGCAGGAAATGCCTTATCAAGCATATCTGAACCAAGTAGGCCAAATATGTAA
- a CDS encoding endolytic transglycosylase MltG, protein MKKFNEGIKDFFYDAIDYIVMIAIIIVVAGIIGWRLNVLFDEDTSNGHIATENKIETSKDKNLTNRSSTSKNNTSTAEKDDKKANDTDTNSDEITKIVIPQGSPCSSIAGILQNEGLITDKGEFLAKAQEMHLDTKFKSGEFEIKKNSSLEDIIKTLTK, encoded by the coding sequence ATGAAAAAATTTAACGAAGGGATAAAAGACTTCTTTTATGACGCCATTGACTACATAGTCATGATTGCAATCATAATAGTAGTTGCAGGAATAATCGGTTGGCGACTAAATGTACTATTTGATGAAGATACATCAAATGGACATATTGCCACAGAAAATAAAATAGAAACTTCAAAAGATAAAAATTTAACCAATAGAAGCAGTACATCAAAAAACAATACATCTACAGCAGAAAAAGACGACAAAAAAGCAAATGATACTGATACAAATTCTGATGAAATAACAAAAATTGTAATTCCCCAAGGTTCTCCTTGTTCAAGTATAGCAGGAATTTTACAAAATGAAGGTCTTATAACTGATAAGGGAGAATTTTTAGCTAAAGCTCAAGAAATGCATTTAGACACAAAATTCAAATCAGGAGAATTTGAAATTAAGAAAAATAGTTCATTAGAGGATATAATTAAAACTTTAACTAAATAG
- a CDS encoding DUF6648 family protein, translating to MAYNSRRGLFDTFFDHRNSLIIQYKNGDISKREFLEGNFDFVQEMHVKPFSKVDSYEKGMYNYQYYNVLAKYYTMLAKDLKREGKPEKYYIYYLNQGNYYYHEKDRATLQLLRFLNFENVEAYFIKVESKFLKNKLYEIVLMNYQYAIFHSKSKWLLDILKKEGVFVEGTKVSLIDEYINEKY from the coding sequence TTGGCTTATAATAGTAGAAGGGGTTTATTTGATACCTTTTTTGACCACAGAAATTCTCTTATTATCCAGTACAAGAATGGAGATATAAGTAAAAGAGAGTTTCTAGAAGGAAATTTTGATTTTGTCCAAGAAATGCATGTGAAACCTTTTTCGAAAGTTGATAGCTATGAGAAAGGAATGTACAATTATCAGTATTATAATGTACTGGCTAAGTATTATACAATGCTTGCCAAGGACTTGAAGAGGGAAGGCAAGCCTGAAAAATATTATATTTATTATTTAAATCAAGGGAATTATTATTATCATGAAAAAGATAGGGCTACTCTTCAACTTTTAAGATTTTTAAATTTTGAGAATGTAGAAGCTTATTTTATCAAAGTAGAATCAAAATTTCTAAAAAACAAACTCTATGAAATAGTACTTATGAATTATCAATATGCTATTTTTCATTCAAAGAGTAAGTGGTTGTTAGATATATTGAAGAAAGAGGGAGTATTTGTAGAAGGAACTAAAGTTTCGCTGATTGATGAGTATATCAATGAAAAGTATTGA